The Ahaetulla prasina isolate Xishuangbanna chromosome 4, ASM2864084v1, whole genome shotgun sequence genome has a window encoding:
- the TWIST1 gene encoding twist-related protein 1, with protein sequence MMQQQQDESNSPVSPADESLSNSEEEPDRQQQQQQQQQQQQQQLQGAGKRGGRKRRSSRRAAAGGGGGGPGGGGGVTGGGLGSAEEPCSPAQGKRGKKSGGGGGGGGGGGSSSGGGSPQSYEELQTQRVMANVRERQRTQSLNEAFAALRKIIPTLPSDKLSKIQTLKLAARYIDFLYQVLQSDELDSKMASCSYVAHERLSYAFSVWRMEGAWSMSASH encoded by the coding sequence AtgatgcagcagcagcaggacgAGTCCAATTCTCCAGTCTCGCCCGCCGACGAAAGCTTGAGCAACAGCGAAGAGGAGCCCGAtcgccagcagcagcagcagcaacagcagcagcagcaacagcagcagcttcAAGGCGCCGGCAAACGAGGAGGACGGAAGAGGCGCTCGAGCCGTAGGGCAGCTGcaggaggcggcggcggaggcccCGGAGGCGGCGGCGGAGTGACCGGCGGGGGACTCGGCTCGGCAGAGGAGCCGTGTAGCCCAGCGCAAGGCAAAAGAGGCAAGAAgtcgggcggcggcggcggcggcggcggcggagggggcagcagcagcggcggggGCAGCCCTCAGTCGTACGAAGAGCTTCAAACGCAGCGGGTGATGGCCAACGTCCGCGAGCGCCAGCGCACGCAGTCGCTGAACGAAGCCTTCGCGGCTCTGCGCAAGATCATCCCGACGCTGCCGTCGGACAAGCTGAGCAAGATCCAGACCCTCAAGCTGGCTGCCCGCTACATCGACTTCCTCTACCAGGTTCTGCAGAGTGACGAGCTCGACTCCAAGATGGCCAGCTGCAGCTATGTGGCCCATGAGCGTCTCAGCTACGCCTTCTCCGTTTGGCGCATGGAAGGCGCCTGGTCCATGTCCGCCTCCCACTAG